GCTAGCTTGACCAAACTTCCGAGTTTTAAATAAATGTGTGAGGCAGAAAGCTTATAAAATTTCTCAGCTTCAATGAAAAAGCAAAGGGAACTTGTTGATAGGGTGCAATGCCATTATGCTAAGATAAGACATACTCTTGCATTAGTGTCACAGGTACACATGCTTGAAACAAATATAGGTGATGATTGGTTCGACTGTGGCTTAAAAAATTTAACTGTAGATGTTTAGCTGTAGATAAATTGGTTGTAGCTGTAAAGTTGTTACTGTAGACTTTTTCTGCAGAGACTTTTActgtagttaaatttgttgtagctgtaagttataggctgtagatattttaaaataaaatatatgaaatatgtgttgtatatatataattattattttatatgaattaaaataatttatattaatatttttgtttataaattatcaaaatttgttgtaattttaaaagtgatatgtaaataatatttatattatttaaatatcttaataattaaaaaaacactcaaattcaaaattaaaatatttataaaagtttttattatgattatataatttatttgatattatagatatctttttttacattttacagattctacagcttataaaaatatgatgtagcatttttgcctaaaatacataataaaaagttttgctttattttttttgctgtagctttaaaaataaagctaaagcatgattggtaaaattaaataaaaacttgatgtagacattaatttttaaaagtaaagctaaagcatgattggtaaaatttagtgatttaaaaataaataaagctaaagtatGGAGATAAaacccaaccaatcacccccataGCATtctaaaaattgttaaaaaaaaagagtttttattCTGATAAATGCAACCATCCTCCAGACTACTTCTTCCCCCTTTTCAATTGGTTTTTGACTCGATCACCTTCTTGGCGAAAGAAGGCAAACAGAAGGCAGCTGAATGAATCTGAAACCCATAAGAAGAAAGAGCAGATAAGGATCTGAATGCCAAGATGCATGAAGTGACATATCAAAGAGTTTCTTTTGTTCTCACCTCAGCGTTATAAAACTTCAACGGTCCACTTGATTTGCTGTCATCAATTGGGTTCACAGGGTGTTTGAAGTCAACGTCAGGTCCCTCAGTTGAACATAGCATGAATCCAATAACCCCACTGCAAAAAGAAAGAAGTTAAATGacacaaaatcacaaaaacatgAGAGATTGGATGTTAAAAGGGTTACAAAACATGCCTCGGGTATGTTGGAACACTGGTCCACGCGTAGTTCACAGAGCCCTTGAAGATCTCACGACAATTGGAAACAATGTCTTCGATTATGTCCATGTGAAGCCACAAGCTTTCGGCCTGAGTGCACACAACTCCACCAGGACGAAGCGCTCTCGCCACAGATTGGAAGAAAGGTTTCTCAAACAGCTCCTTAGCAGGACCTGACACACACACACCAGCAACAAGTAGTTAATAATCGAAGTCTGCTTCTCAACATAACAGCAAGGGTTAACTCTGATGGTACCAATTGGATCCGAGGAGTCAACAATGACGGCATCATATGAACCTTCAGCAGCATTCTTCAAGTAAGCAACACCATCGCCAATGACGAGGTTGACACGAGGATCCTCGAATCCAATTGCTACGTTAGGGAAAAACTGCTTAGAGACCTGTAGATTCAACGAACGTGGCAACGAAACGCATATGAACATTCCCATTTACTCATACAGAGATGGAGGAGAAGGTGAAAAGTATGTGAGAACTCACATCAACCACCATTTTATCAATCTCACACATGTCAATCTGCTCAACAGAGGAATGGCGTGCAACTTCCCGCAGGACACCTCCATCTCCTCCTCCAATGACCAACAcctatgaaaaaaaaacaagaaagtcaCTGATCAGATACAAGAAGCTATAAATGTTCATCTGTTTCACTAAACCATAATCTTCAACTAGTTAAATTGGATGTTAGAAGCTTTGACTATCTACTTTTATTCAAGCAAGTCCTAAATAATCATTTGACGCAGTTAAAAACATTTGCctctattttattattactaCCCAATAAAGTAACTTGAGTTCTCTGAACGTGGGACaatataccctttttttttgacaataaAAAAGCTAAAAAGAATGTTCATCATCAACCTttttctctagtggacattctTATCACCACTCTGTGAGTCTAATCATTTATGCCAGCTACAAAATTCACATCTGATAAAGGACGTCTGGTTACTACATTTCTTCACAAGTAATTATTTAACTCATCATACTTCAccggagaagaaaaaaaaaagtaataaatagtcttttgagtattttttttaccTTCTTTGGGTTAGGGATAGAGCACAAAGGCAGATGAGTGATCATCTCCTGATAAGCGCACTCGTCTCTCTCCGTAAGTTGTATGACTCCATCCAAAACCAAAACTTTCCCATACGTCGCAGACTAAATAAACaaaccaaacataaaaaaacagAGATATGATTGCAGATTCAACCAAAAGTCATTGTCTTTTTAATGTTTGTGTTAACCTGGAAAACAATGACATCTTGGTAATCTGATTTGCCTTGAAACAAAACCTTCTCAACCTTCAAAGAGTGTGCCTCTCCTGCATCCCCAAAAAGACATCATCaggttttgtaataaaaaaaggaGATAcctttatgaaaaaaaaaaaagacaagaacGAGAATTGACCTGGCCACATGGGACTCATCTCGGAGAACCACCCGGGAATCACGGAGGAGAAACAAGCCGGCTCCTTTGTCTCCATGGAGGCGACGGCGGCGGTGTTGTTGTTATCATCCTCTTCTCTCGGTCGCTTCAAATCGGTGACAGAGGCTTCTTTGGTGGCATCCATTGCTACTGCCGATAGAAGACGAGAGAGAGgggattagggttttttttttgcaggattTGTTTGGATGTGAAGTGAAGcggaatatataagaattaagaAGTAAAAGATTCGATAGTAAGACTGTAAAATATCAATttcatttatgttattttattttgtgggTTATAATTCCGACGAGTTAATTGCGAAATTATTATGTGATGATAAATAATACGGACGAAACTGCTTTTGCCTCGAATATATCGTTGTCTTGGCTTTTTGGTCTGTCTGTTTTTCTTATTCGCTTCTTGATGATACTCACTTGCCAGACACCACGTTTACGCCACGCGCTATTTCACGTGCAACGTATGCTTGGGTTCGAAGCTCGGCCAAATCACACAACATAGAGAGGATTAGCAAGTGTCAGATATATTCTTGTAGAGGAGGCTctaatcataaaacaaaacagTTTTATGCTGTTAATTGTAAGTGTTTATGTTGATGTGTATGTGATATATTTACCAGTGATAACACAACCATTGAACTATTACATAGGGAAGTATATAAGATAAATTAGTTACCGAATAACAAGTttcatttacaatttttttatatagttttctaCTGTATTTAATTTGATGTCCTTGAATCGTTTTGTAATATGGCTCTCATAAGTCTCCCAGGTAACACAGATACTGTCCAAAGATAATTGGATAGCAGGACTTGGGTCGCTTAGGCTATCATATTATTAGGCCCACTAATACTATAGAACCCAGCTTTTGCAAAATCAAATATCATGCAAAGGAGCCCCTTTTCACGAATACACAATAATTTTTGtagatgtgttttttttttttttttgaacattcgTAGAGGTGTATATTACGCAGATATATTTCGTCTGATAACAAGTACCGACCCTGAATACTGCTGTTTCAGTTTCGTACGTCTCTTCCTAGTTGAAGCCAAGCATTTCAGTTTGAACGGTCCACTAAATTTGGTTTTAGTTGAGCCGAAATCTTTTACGAAAACGatataagaccatctccaatgttacactataattttctttatattttactctaaaatagagtaattctattatagagttggatttgctccaatggttcactctataatagagttatagagtgaaatatagagtattttggttttttcactctatatttggagtaaaaaaataagattactctatatttcactctgttatagagtaactctattatagagtgaactaTTGGAGTAAATtcaattctataatagagttactctattttaatgtaaattatagaggaaaaaatagagttcttttggagatgctctaagaaaCGAAAAACACTAATGGAAAAACCGAGTTCTTTATTACTAAAAAAGATAGTGAAAGGAATGTTACAAATCCTTGTGGGTCTAATGTGGCTAAGATTGTGTCAGTGACCGGATCTAAACCAATCATGATTAGCCGTGGTGGGCCTAGTGGCGAAGATTGAGAGCCAGTTTTAGCATAAACACATGTCATAGCAATTGATACCAAAATCCCAAATTTCTCCAagtttatcttaattttaattcaaacaCAGACGCTGACTAAActatattataatgatataatatataactaatataCTTTCACATGTTCACATAATCACATTTGATATAATGACCTATTTTTAGTGCGGTAGGTGAACCACTCAAATCCACTCTTATAGGAGTTATATATACTTAAGATTTTCAAAATTGGAAAAGAATCgggaaataatattattttctctttCATTCTTGTTTAGTGAATGCTTTTTTCGACGACATTGAATGCTAAATAAACTAATAAGGTATGATTTGTCCGAATGAACCAACCAAGTGAGTCAGTGACACCATATTTCTTGCTTATGAATTTCTGATAATTAATTTCACGATTTTTCTTCATAATTTATTAACCTAAATATATCAagtttttttaactaaattttccaaatgatataatgtttatttattttttgcaaaaactaataaaataagaaatgattttttgtcaaaataatcTTCATATATATGATTTTCAAACATTATAGTTCGTATTAAAAttagaataatatattatatacattagCTCTGAGAAAAAAACTTATTTCATTCTAATGcgttgtttatatatatatataaatattaaatatttttgttttttttggtcaaaaaatatgtttgtttattttcaatattatgtgaacataatattgatatatatgatattaaaaCTTACAATAATTCCAAACATTATTTGCAccacataaaatatattattttatgcaAGTGGTCGCGAATAATGTTCCGACAACTGTTCTCTTTTGGTCTAACTGGCCTGTGTGAACGGATAATATCAGATACTGTATGTCTTAAAAGCGGTTCTTCCTACGTTTGCTATATAACGAAACCATACTAAGTCCTCCTTCAGAGCATACCCGAtacaaagaagagagaaagtctTCACCGCGACTACTGTACTTAGTTTCCATGGCGTCAAGAAGAGTGTCCTCGCTTCTATCTCGCTCCCTCATCTCctcctcttctctcttctcccttAGAGGTATACACCTATCCGATGCGATGATTCATTTTCTTAGGTTAATCGCAgatccacttttttttttatatatatcttatcGGCTGATCCGGTCGGACTCAGAGGAACAGTCTAGATCCTCTCGAAGAATATCTATCTTTctgtttgtattttatatttcctgATTAATTGATTCGGTGATCTCCAAGATTTTTGGATTCTCTATCGATGTGATTTGAATGATTCTCTTCAGGTAAAGATCCTCTCCTGAACAGAGGAGCTCGCAGGTACAGCAACCTCGCTGCTTCTCTCGAAGACACCATCACTCCACCAGTGAAAGTCGAGCACACTCAGCTCCTAATCAACGGAAAGTTCGTTGATTCAGCCTCAGGTCAGAGATTCTTGGAATTGTAATGAAACTCAGTGAATATTATTATTGATGATTGTTACACTAATATTGAATAATGTATTACAGGAAAGACTTTCCCCACGTTGGATCCAAGAACTGGGGAAGTGATAGCTCAGGTGGCTGAGGGTGACGTGGAAGACGTGAACCGTGCGGTTGTAGCCGCGCGCAAGGCCTTTGACCAGGGTCCATGGCCTAGAATGACTGCTTATGTAATAAAAACGTTTCTTTTTCAACATCTATGCTTGTTGAGAGTGACTCTCACATGTTTGGATTCGTTTTCTTCAGGAGAGGTCGAAGATACTGTTTCGTTTCGCTGACTTGATTGAGAAACACAACGACGAGATTGCTGCTCTTGAGACTTGGGACAACGGGAAGCCTTATGAGCAGTCTGCCAATATTGAAGTTCCTATGCTTGCTAGAGTGTTCCGTTACTATGCTGGTGAGTTGAACAAAATCACTAATCTAATATTGTATGATTCTTTTTCTTGATCTCTTTAATGATTATGTCTTTTTGTTGTGAGTTTCTCAGGTTGGGCAGACAAGATCCATGGAATGACGGTTCCTGGAGACGGTTCCCACCACGTGCAGACGCTCCACGAGCCGATTGGAGTCGCTGGACAGATCATCCCATGGAACTTCCCTCTTCTCATGCTCTCGTGGAAGCTTGGACCAGCTTTAGCTTGCGGGAACACCGTTGTGCTCAAGACCGCTGAGCAGACTCCTCTCTCTGCTCTTCTTGTTGGAAGACTACTTCATGAGGCTGGACTTCCTGAAGGAGTTGTGAATATAGTTTCTGGATTTGGTCCTACCGCTGGTGCAGCCATTGCTAGTCACATGGACATTGATAAGgtttaaaacacacacacctTGAATAGACAGACATTCAATAGTTTTAAAGATTCGATAGAATTTTCAGATAAATACTCTCTACTCTACAGGTTGCTTTCACCGGGTCTACTGATGTTGGAAAGATTATTCTTGAGTTGGCTTCAAAAAGTAACCTCAAGGCAGTGACCCTTGAGCTTGGAGGCAAGTCACCTTTCATTGTATGTGAAGATGCTGATGTGGATCAGGCCGTTGAGATGGCTCATTTCGCTCTCTTCTTTAACCAGGTAACAATGAATGTACACTCGTAAGAAGCAATAGCTTCCTGATAATAACCTCTTCTGGCTAACTCTTAGGGACAATGCTGCTGTGCTGGCTCGCGTACATTTGTACATGAACGCGTGTATGATGAGTTTGTAGAGAAAGCCAAAGCTCGTGCAATCAACCGCGCTGTTGGAGATCCCTTCAAGTCAGGCATTGAGCAAGGTCCCCAGGTAGAGAAACAGTAACCATACTCTCAGTGAAAGACAAAAGAGCATTTCCACATTCCTAACTTGGTTTGGAAATAAAAAAACAGGTGGACTCAGAGCAGTTCGAGAAAATCCTGAAGTACATTAGACATGGAGTCGATAGTGGAGCCACCTTACAAGCTGGAGGTGACCGTCATGGCTCCAAGGGTTACTACATTCAACCCACTGTCTTCTCTGACGTCAAGGTAAGTAGAACATAATATTACCCTTAAACAACAATtcctttaaatttatttatatggttCTGTATTGAACATGGCAGGATGACATGCTCATAGCAAAAGACGAGATCTTCGGACCAGTTCAGACCATACTTAAGTTCAAGTACAGACCCAATGCTAAAACCAAATAtgtcctctctttttttctgttTAAATTTACTGATGGCAATTGATGTTTCAATAGGAATCTGGATGAGGTTATTGCAAGGGCGAACAACTCAAGATACGGTCTAGCTGCAGGAGTGTTCACACAGAATCTGGACACAGCGAATAGGCTGATGCGAGCGCTGAGGGTTGGAAGCGTTTGGATAAACTGTTTCGATGTGTTTGATGCCACAATTCCATTTGGAGGGTATAAGATGAGTGGCATTGGAAGAGAGAAAGGTATCTACAGTCTCAACAATTACTTGCAAGTCAAGGCTGTTGTCACTGCCATCAAGAACCCCGCTTGGCTCTAAACCGAACCTATCCCTCGAGGTTGGTTGGTTAATAATGGTTTTGCTTTGGGAAACCTGGAGTTGGTTTTCTAGATTATGATGATAAATTTTATCTTCAGCACATTTTACACATAAAGCTATGTATGAATGAATCATTTCTTGATATTGGGGAATAACCACTTTATgaataaaacaataatatttctATAAGCAGTGGAAACTAAAAAAGCTTTTTTCACAGTAGATGTgggaacaataataaaaaaatcttattatctTCACTTTTATGATTCAAGGATTCTTCATTTTGATTCTGAGCTTTCTAGTGATCTGTGATGCTCTTGGATGTAGTTGCCGTCTAGTGTTATTATCAGCAGACTGTTCTGCTTCCACCCAGTTTACAACTTGGAGAATCAGAGACTGTGGAACCTTCTTAACATCTGCATCTCCTGTGTCTTTACACTTCTTCATCCCTTTCTCTAGAGCCTTGTCTATAAACTCCATGAACCAGTTTGCAGCTTCTTTCTCTGTCTCTTTAGCCAACCTCGCTGTGTTTCCTAACCcggaagaaggaggaggaggagctgaTGGGTTCTTGTTCTCATCGTTTGACCTCAGTTGCTTGTGGTTTTGCTGCTGCTTCAGGGAAGTAGTAGTTCTTCTCTTCGTTGCAGTTTTCTCCTGATCAATAGAGTTGTGCTGGATCTCGTTAAGTATCAAAGACGTTGATCTATCTTCAGACTTGTTGTTCTCGCTGGCTGATAAAACAGCTGCTTCAATGGAAGAGATCTCTCTCATGGTTTCAGATATCTGCTTGTGAAACTCCAAGAACTTCTCGAAGCAGACTGCAGGGCAATCAGGTTTTGCTGATTTGCTCAGACTGGCTAATGTTCTGCATTTCCGCAAGAAACTTGATCACATTTTCAAACTCATAAATCACAGAATCAAAACAACAAAAGGGAGATTGAGTTGTATACTTGAGATGACGAACAACTGTTTCAGCGACTGTAGCTTCTCTCAAAGCCTGAAGAGCTATCTTCTGAGCCGTCTCCCTCTGCTGCATAGCTTCCTGTGCCACATCAAAAGACATCTCTCAGCATCACCAAACAAAAGTCTTAATAAGGTACTAACAAACTCAATCACCTTGCTCAGTGTGCTGAGTCTTCCTGTTAGACTCCAACTCTTCTCTAGTTTCTCCACCTTACTATTCTTTGGAGAAGCCAATTTCGAAATAGACTTGGGagcttctctctcctcttcCATCAAAGCAGCTGCAGCCGTTGCTCGTCTAGTACGTACACTCGGAGGCGGCGAGTTACTCTTCTTTGCCTGCAAAATCTCCATTGTCAAAACAACCCTCACGCTCAAGCCAACAAAGCACACACTCAATAATACAAATGTACCTACAGAGGATTTAAAAGGACTAAGAAGAGCAGAAGAAACAGAGATCATCTTCGCCGTCGTCTCTCTGTCGCAAACACTCCTACTCCTCGGAAACTTGGAGCTCCGAGGCACAACGCAGCTCTTCCTCATCACCGAACCAGGACTCTCCCCTCTCAAATCCCCCATCTTTCCTCCATATGAACACCTTACACCACCCCTCGTCATCGGAGACGCCGCCCCAAACCCAAACCTCCTCTGTTTCGCCACCGGAGTACACTGATCAAAATCCAAAGTCCCGGACTTTAACACAAAAGGAGACGCAACGTCACCGTTTTGACCCCAAGTCCCAGACTTTAACACAAAAGGAGACGCGACGTCGCCGTTTTGACCCCAAGACCCTCTCCTAGGCCTCTCATTCTCATTCTTCCCCCTCGCGCTGACCTCGGGAGTCCCGAGCAGAGGATGCCTCCCCGGGATGGGCCTCGCGCCTTGCACGATAGGAACTGGGGTACCCGGATCGAGCCTGTCGACGTAGATGAACTGGCCGAGCTGCATCTTGTTGctcaaaacgacgtcgtcttgGTCGGAGGGGAGGGTGACGTAGATGGAGTGGGAAGAGTCGGAGAGTTTGATGAAGAAGCCCTGTTTCGGCAACAGATTCTTCTCGTCGAGGTCGATGGGGACGATGTCCGTGACTTGGAGGAGAGAGCTTCTGTGTTCTCCCGTGGGTTTGACTCCGGTCTTCATGCCGTCGATTAGCTTCTGGAGGATCCCGGGTGCTAGAGCCGCCATTGAAGGGATTCAAGAAGGGTCTAGATTTTGGAAAGATTTGGATTTGATTTTTGATAAGGGAGATTGAATTTGATGTGATTGAGAaagttaggtttttttttttaactaggcGCGGAGAGCTAACGGCTACGATAATAAAAGCAAGTTTTTTTGAAtgataaaaaggaaaaagagatTTGATGGGGTTGGAACGTTGTGAGTAACGGTCGAATTTGGTGTGGTAGGGACTGTCGTATGTGTATGTGTATTcgttgattattttatttggtttgtacTATAGTCTATAGTTTTGATTATTGGAAGGATCTTTTTGGGGGTTTATACGCCTTCTTTTCTGATGcatttgtttaaataattacTAAATCAATACTTAATAACAATGGGTTACTGACTATGGTTTTCTCCAGAAGATTGGTACATAtttagtttggatatgtatggAAAAGATTTcaccatgatttttttttgtttacagattTCACCATGATTATCTTTCTACATTTCTTTAACCACATTATTTgcattaaatattataaatcgaATTAGTATTCAAAAGTACTAGTTTGCAATTATTAAAACTTCTCTCTCTAATAAACTAAACAATATGTTAACTTTTGAGCTGGTCTAGCATGCgttaaatttctaatttttctaGCTAAACTAGCACTTTTGAATAATAATTCTGAAAACAAGAAATTAGATGAATTATTATTCTAAAAAGGACTAATAATTCATCTAATTTCTTgttttcagaatttaaatattacaaatcacTATGAATTATATTCTAGTTCTGTGTATTTAAATGTGAAACtgtgttgttttattttatttatggaccCCAAACACGGCCGATATATATATCTAACCGCCATTGTGTCTGGTCCGTATTAACCGCCATAATATCATCTTAGTTGTTGACCCTCGGAATCAGGAACCATTATCTGATTCGAACTTATCCTTCTTGTTTATTTGATTCATTCTTCTGTCTCTCTCCGATCTTAGCTTACCTTAGTTCCAAAATGAAGCTGCCGCTGAAAAGCCCCGAGACTAGAGAAACCCCAATACGTGAAGTATACGATACAACCACTATCCCTGAACTCCTCCAACTGATCGATTCAATACTTGAGGAACTTCACCGATCACTCGGCATAACATCCGTTGAGGCAAACCAATCAGAGAAGAACCAGACGAGTACGGATGGTCCAGATCCGGTGGATAGCAAAAGGTTAAGCGAACCATTCTTCTTGAAAAAGATTTTACTTGAGAACTCATCTGGTGATAGTACCAACAGAGCTTAAGGTGAAGATAGTGGAGTCCCTTCCGGGAGCGAGTCTCGCGAAGATAGCTTGCATTTGCAGAGAGAGTCAGTGTATGGCATCGGGTAACGACTTGTGGAAACAGAAAATCTGGGAAGAAGCTAGGCATCTTCTTCTTGTTGGGAATGGAGGCAGGGGCTCGGTTAATTGGAAGGCACTACCAACAGAAACTGTCCCCTGTTGTACAACGCGGACGAGAAACCTTAACGGGCATTGACGTGGCCATACGTATACACCAACGCGGACGAGAAACCTTAACGGGCATTGACGTGGCCATACGTATACACCAACGCTGTCGTTTTCCTCAGATCGTTAGGGACCCTGACCCTTTGGGATTGTCTAATGGTGATGATCACTTGCATGGTTCCGTCGGTATACACCGGCGACAACAGAGGCTTGCCCGACGTCGTTTTAGTCCCGAAGGCAACTAGCTATTAAGTTCACAAATGTTAAAAGCTCATGTTTGGGATGTTGCATTTagattttatatgttttgagaaCTTATTGCCTCGTCTTCCTGATGTAAAACAATGTTGGGATTCATTGGCTTAGAACAGCTTGCGCTCAagttaaacttatttttttgttttaaaggtttTTTGGTAACTTTTGCGACCAACAGATGAATGTTCTTGTAACTAGATTTCCTGCGTCATAAAGTACAATTTTCAgatgtgcttttttttttgtagagactCACGAGAACTATGAGAAACTGTGTTACCAGCGTAGCTTTATTAATCATGGTCATAAATATATAGACAATCCAGATAGCATAATAGTGGTAACATATAGCAtagatattacaaataataaggTAAAGAACACAATTTATAGAATTATAACAGGTTACATATGAATGAAAGGCAGCCCTCCCATAGGAATTACAAATGGAAACAtgaatttaaatgaaatttcaaTAGCCAAAGAATTCATATGAACcttgaaaatttaaaaagaacGAGGAAcagaataataaaaaacataggACATCATATGAGACTTGATGTCTTATTTATGAGTTACATATACCAGGTTAATAATATGAAGGTGGGGGAGGAGATTTGTATTCAACTTTTGGTGAAGGAGAATATGTTAGTGGTGGTGGAGATGTGTAGccatatggtggtggaggagatttgtaTTCAACCTTTGGGGAAGGAGAGTAATAAGGAGGTGGAGGTGAAGAACTgtagacatatggtggtggaggagatttgtaTTGAACCTTCGGCGAAGGAGAGTAatatggtggtggaggtggagaactgtaaacatatggtggtggaggagatttgtaTTCAACCTTCGGAGAAGGAGAGTAatatggtggtggaggtggagaACTGTAGACatacggtggtggaggagatttgtaTTCAACCTTCGGCGAAGGAGAGTAATAAGGTGGTGGAGGTGGAGAGCTGTAGACatacggtggtggaggagatttgtaTTCAACCTTCGGCGAAGGAGAATAATAAGGTGGTGGAGGTGGAGAGCTGTAGACatacggtggtggaggagatttgtaTTCAACCTTCGGCGAAGGAGAGTAATAAGGTGGTGGAGGTGGAGAGCTGTAGACatacggtggtggaggagatttgtaTTCAACCTTCGGCGAAGGAGAGTAATAAGGTGGTGGAGGTGGAGAGCTGTAGACatacggtggtggaggagatttgtaTTCAACCTTCGGCGAAGGAGAGTAATAAGGTGGTGGAGGTGGAGAGCTGTAGACatacggtggtggaggagatttgtaTTCAACCTTCGGCGAAGGAGAGTAATAAGGTGGTGGAGGTGGAGAGCTGTATACATACGGGGGCGGAGGAGATTTGTAATCAACCTTCGGAGAAGGAGAATAatatggtggtggaggtggagaGCTGTAtacatatggtggtggtggagatttgTATTCAACCTTTGGAGAAGGTGAATAATATGGTGGTGGAGGGGGAGAGCTGTAtacatatggtggtggtggagacttGTACTCTACTTTTGGAGAAGGAGAAtaatatggtggtggtggagagttgtagacatatggtggtggtggagatttgTATGTTGTCTTAGGGGAAGGtgagtagtatggtggtgggGGAGAGCTGTAGatatatggtggtggtggagatttgTAGGCGGGTTTAGGTGAAGGcgagtagtatggtggtggtggagagctgtagaca
The sequence above is drawn from the Brassica napus cultivar Da-Ae chromosome A8, Da-Ae, whole genome shotgun sequence genome and encodes:
- the LOC106436225 gene encoding uncharacterized protein LOC106436225; its protein translation is MAALAPGILQKLIDGMKTGVKPTGEHRSSLLQVTDIVPIDLDEKNLLPKQGFFIKLSDSSHSIYVTLPSDQDDVVLSNKMQLGQFIYVDRLDPGTPVPIVQGARPIPGRHPLLGTPEVSARGKNENERPRRGSWGQNGDVASPFVLKSGTWGQNGDVASPFVLKSGTLDFDQCTPVAKQRRFGFGAASPMTRGGVRCSYGGKMGDLRGESPGSVMRKSCVVPRSSKFPRSRSVCDRETTAKMISVSSALLSPFKSSAKKSNSPPPSVRTRRATAAAALMEEEREAPKSISKLASPKNSKVEKLEKSWSLTGRLSTLSKEAMQQRETAQKIALQALREATVAETVVRHLKTLASLSKSAKPDCPAVCFEKFLEFHKQISETMREISSIEAAVLSASENNKSEDRSTSLILNEIQHNSIDQEKTATKRRTTTSLKQQQNHKQLRSNDENKNPSAPPPPSSGLGNTARLAKETEKEAANWFMEFIDKALEKGMKKCKDTGDADVKKVPQSLILQVVNWVEAEQSADNNTRRQLHPRASQITRKLRIKMKNP
- the LOC106436222 gene encoding spermidine synthase 1-like, giving the protein MDATKEASVTDLKRPREEDDNNNTAAVASMETKEPACFSSVIPGWFSEMSPMWPGEAHSLKVEKVLFQGKSDYQDVIVFQSATYGKVLVLDGVIQLTERDECAYQEMITHLPLCSIPNPKKVLVIGGGDGGVLREVARHSSVEQIDMCEIDKMVVDVSKQFFPNVAIGFEDPRVNLVIGDGVAYLKNAAEGSYDAVIVDSSDPIGPAKELFEKPFFQSVARALRPGGVVCTQAESLWLHMDIIEDIVSNCREIFKGSVNYAWTSVPTYPSGVIGFMLCSTEGPDVDFKHPVNPIDDSKSSGPLKFYNAEIHSAAFCLPSFAKKVIESKTN
- the LOC106436221 gene encoding aldehyde dehydrogenase family 2 member B7, mitochondrial → MASRRVSSLLSRSLISSSSLFSLRGKDPLLNRGARRYSNLAASLEDTITPPVKVEHTQLLINGKFVDSASGKTFPTLDPRTGEVIAQVAEGDVEDVNRAVVAARKAFDQGPWPRMTAYERSKILFRFADLIEKHNDEIAALETWDNGKPYEQSANIEVPMLARVFRYYAGWADKIHGMTVPGDGSHHVQTLHEPIGVAGQIIPWNFPLLMLSWKLGPALACGNTVVLKTAEQTPLSALLVGRLLHEAGLPEGVVNIVSGFGPTAGAAIASHMDIDKVAFTGSTDVGKIILELASKSNLKAVTLELGGKSPFIVCEDADVDQAVEMAHFALFFNQGQCCCAGSRTFVHERVYDEFVEKAKARAINRAVGDPFKSGIEQGPQVDSEQFEKILKYIRHGVDSGATLQAGGDRHGSKGYYIQPTVFSDVKDDMLIAKDEIFGPVQTILKFKNLDEVIARANNSRYGLAAGVFTQNLDTANRLMRALRVGSVWINCFDVFDATIPFGGYKMSGIGREKGIYSLNNYLQVKAVVTAIKNPAWL